One window from the genome of Kryptolebias marmoratus isolate JLee-2015 linkage group LG1, ASM164957v2, whole genome shotgun sequence encodes:
- the ogfod2 gene encoding 2-oxoglutarate and iron-dependent oxygenase domain-containing protein 2 isoform X2, translating to MRSIVSEEPIYRAPKVYRFPVFQKSFCEELMEELEHFEQSSAPKGRPNTMNHYGILLNELGFDETFITPLREHYLHPVTTLLYPDCGGGCLDSHKAFVVTYDMNKDLDLSYHYDNAEVTLNVSLGKEFTDGNLYFGDMRQVPVSETECTEVEHRVTEGLLHRGQQMHGVLPISFGQRWNLIIWMRASRERNKLCPMCNRRPSLVEGDGFADGFTKHETPPNMSCALT from the exons ATGAGATCAATTGTCAGCGAGGAGCCCATCTATAGAG CGCCGAAGGTGTATCGCTTCCCCGTGTTCCAGAAAAGCTTCTGTGAGGAGctgatggaggagctggagcaCTTTGAGCAGTCGTCGGCCCCCAAAGGAAGACCCAACACCATGAACCACTATGGG ATTCTCCTCAATGAGCTTGGCTTTGATGAGACTTTCATCACTCCCCTCCGTGAGCACTATTTGCACCCAGTCACCACCCTGCTTTACCCGGACTGCGGGGGTGGCTGTCTGGATAGTCACAAGGCCTTTGTTGTCACATATGACATGAACAAAGACCTAGACCTAAGCTATCACTATGACAACGCGGAGGTCACCCTTAATGTTTCTCTAGGCAAAGAGTTCACTGATGGCAATCTTTATTTTGGTGACATGAGACAG GTGCCCGTAAGTGAGACGGAGTGCACAGAGGTTGAACACAGAGTCACCGAGGGGCTCCTCCACCGGGGCCAGCAGATGCACGGAGTCCTGCCCATCTCCTTCGGTCAGCGCTGGAACCTCATCATCTGGATGAGAGCGTCTCGGGAACGCAACAAACTGTGCCCCATGTGTAACAGGAGGCCCTCTCTGGTGGAGGGAGACGGCTTTGCTGATGGTTTCACGAAACACGAGACACCTCCAAATATGTCGTGTGCACTGACGTGA